In Ptiloglossa arizonensis isolate GNS036 chromosome 6, iyPtiAriz1_principal, whole genome shotgun sequence, a single window of DNA contains:
- the LOC143148356 gene encoding LOW QUALITY PROTEIN: uncharacterized protein LOC143148356 (The sequence of the model RefSeq protein was modified relative to this genomic sequence to represent the inferred CDS: deleted 1 base in 1 codon; substituted 1 base at 1 genomic stop codon), translating into MQPIVTVKQGKLRGVVLKSVLGTFYIAFRGIPFAVPPIGELSFKVILIVNYITSTIVSQQPKMLYSTTQIRSHLFRGEKLEFPPYDIVGDEDCLYLNLSTNSVTGSKPIIFXIHGGAYAVGNGNVETYKPDYLLARNVIVVSSNHRLGAFGFLNVGLQVAPGNQGLKDLIAALQWVKENIANFGGDPNNVTINGASVGAQMVHALFVSPRVQGRFIKLPLITVLGTVRDTLRYVYVQKLKCRDFLKNSNVRLPLIAFVGDTLGYVGIEKLKCRDSLENSILQSGLASFVPSIYGKSQTSFKLAALLGIDSTDPIEVVKFLRTVNFFSLMCLDEYIVLRIDNESRNWDELYLKLDKKCKKNVEGKGECPLVYESQSLICTICTDTFWFRHRLTITLIKNFHGCVLCIILRQSVLVTTRFAYIHAVDAQITYFVTESWPNRHGLMPVMSYLPGHVEKYSRTMLRSSASLHDFFKLQIKTSKRLIFARRDKNQSSCVTRTDIFFITNNKETIVLSTTYYEISRKSTIRKDLSEAKKRCCFLLTDVYILGASYNDEMSYISFYLSHCKTENPEPPAESTKDRVTMKCLTRMWANFARTGDPTPGHDDFIKTTWEPVTKDRIRYLEIDEECEMVITQPQMLNSKRTSVECSIETNTKYEENLRENAC; encoded by the exons ACCGATTGTTACCGTGAAGCAAGGCAAATTGCGAGGTGTAGTCTTAAAAAGTGTATTAGGAACCTTTTACATCGCTTTCAGAGGAATACCATTTGCAGTTCCTCCCATTGGAGAACTTAGCTTCAAGgtaatattaattgtaaattatattacCTCAACAATAGTTTCACAGCAACCAAAGATGTTATATAGTACCACCCA GATCCGGAGCCACCTATTCCGTGGAGAG AAGTTGGAATTTCCACCGTATGATATTGTCGGTGACGAAGATTGCCTTTACCTTAATCTTTCCACTAATTCCGTTACTGGATCTAAACCGATCATATTTTGAATCCATGGCGGTGCGTATGCAGTAGGAAATGGGAATGTTGAGACTTACAAGCCCGATTACTTACTCGCGAGAAACGTGATCGTTGTTTCGAGTAATCATAGATTGGGTGCTTTCG GGTTCTTAAATGTGGGACTTCAGGTTGCACCTGGCAATCAGGGTTTAAAGGATCTGATTGCAGCTTTGCAATGGGTCAAGGAGAACATTGCCAATTTTGGAGGAGACCCTAACAATGTTACCATCAATGGCGCCAGTGTTGGGGCGCAAATGGTTCATGCGTTATTCGTATCACCGCGTGTTCAAGGTAGATTCATTAAATTACCATTGATAACAGTACTTGGTACTGTTCGAGATACATTGAGATACGTatatgttcaaaaattaaaatgtcgggattttctaaaaaattcaaATGTCCGCTTACCATTGATAGCATTCGTTGGAGATACATTGGGATACGTAGGCATTGAAAAACTAAAATGTCGGGATTCTTTAGAAAATT CCATTTTGCAAAGTGGATTAGCATCGTTCGTTCCTTCGATCTATGGAAAATCGCAAACGTCTTTTAAGCTTGCGGCCCTCCTGGGAATAGATTCCACCGATCCTATTGAAGTTGTTAAATTTCTGCGAACA GTaaactttttttctttaatgTGCCTGGATGAATATatagttttgcggattgacaatGAGTCACGTAATTGGGACGAGTTGTATCTTAAActtgataaaaaatgtaaaaaaaatgtagaaGGAAAAGGTGAATG TCCTTTGGTCTATGAATCTCAAAGTCTGATTTGTACTATCTGTACAGACACATTTTGGTTCAGACATCGGTTGACCATCACCCTTATCAAGAATTTCCATGGCTGTGTACTATGCATTATTCTTAGACAATCTGTGCTTGT aaccaCCCGGTTTGCATACATACATGCTGTAGATGCACAGATTACCTATTTCGTTACCGAATCGTGGCCCAATAGGCATGGTTTGATGCCCGTGATGAGCTACTTGCCCGGGCACGTTGAAAAATACTCGA GAACAATG TTAAGAAGTAGTGCGTCTTTACATGATTTTTTTAAACTTCAGATAAAAACGAGCAAAAGATTAATCTTTGCAAGAA GAGATAAAAATCAAAGTTCTTGTGTAACAAGAACAGATATTTTCTTCATCACGAACAACAAA GAAACTATCGTATTATCTACAACGTatt ATGAAATTTCCCGTAAAAGTACCATAAGAAAAGATCTTTCCGAAGCAAAA AAACGGTGCTGTTTTTTACTTACTGATGTATATATTTTAGGAGCGTCTTACAATGACGAAATGTCGTATATAAGT TTTTACCTGTCTCACTGTAAAACTGAAAACCCTGAACCACCAGCGGAAAGTACCAAAGACAGAGTTACAATGAAATGTCTGACTAGGATGTGGGCCAACTTCGCTAGAACAGG CGATCCCACCCCAGGTCATGATGATTTCATCAAGACCACTTGGGAACCAGTTACAAAGGATAGGATTCGGTATCTGGAAATCGACGAAGAATGTGAGATGGTAATCACGCAACCGCAGATGTTGAACTCTAAACGAACATCCGTAGAATGCTCCATAGAAACTAATACCAAATACGAGGAAAACTTGCGCGAAAACGCTTGTTAG
- the LOC143148564 gene encoding uncharacterized protein LOC143148564, giving the protein MSQHMKFLGGLNKLGPEETKNLLKTVPDRCFNGEPISEDQLFELLNFMNDVYFVLPMKLFVENQIRRTFAPIYCCKFSYVGNEKTYTDPLIKRRIIGDFIFLNMQQLRYTRD; this is encoded by the coding sequence ATGTCGCAACACATGAAATTTTTAGGAGGCTTGAACAAATTGGGGCCggaagaaaccaaaaatttattaaaaactgTTCCGGATCGGTGTTTTAACGGGGAACCAATCAGCGAGGATCAGCTATTCGAACTGTTAAATTTCATGAACGATGTATATTTTGTTCTTCCTATGAAATTGTTTGTAGAGAACCAAATACGAAGGACATTCGCACCCATTTACTGTTGCAAATTTTCGTATGTCGGTAATGAGAAAACGTACACGGATCCCCTGATAAAACGTCGTATTATTGgtgattttattttcttaaatatgCAACAACTACGGTATACCAGGGATTGA